Proteins encoded together in one Desulfovibrio sp. UCD-KL4C window:
- a CDS encoding EutN/CcmL family microcompartment protein: MMICKVIGNVWATRKEDTLSGLKLMVVQRLDVANKSGEEIFVAVDCVGAGIGDEVLVTTGSSARKALDNQDAPVDASIVGIIDEVQAQISETSADVVSVQGKD; this comes from the coding sequence ATGATGATCTGCAAAGTTATCGGCAATGTATGGGCTACCCGTAAAGAGGACACTTTAAGCGGACTGAAATTGATGGTCGTTCAACGGCTTGATGTCGCTAATAAAAGCGGCGAAGAAATTTTTGTTGCCGTTGATTGCGTTGGAGCAGGTATCGGAGATGAAGTGCTGGTTACAACCGGCAGCTCAGCGCGTAAGGCTCTCGATAATCAGGATGCCCCTGTCGACGCATCCATTGTAGGTATCATTGACGAAGTTCAGGCTCAAATAAGCGAAACATCTGCAGACGTAGTAAGCGTTCAGGGTAAGGACTAA
- a CDS encoding BMC domain-containing protein, with the protein MDTLGIVESRTIAAGVELADIMMKVADVELVRASTICSGRYMIYVSGDREAVATSVLAAQESGRSLSGSFVISQISPQVMEVLRKDAVIDEVNALGVIECRNVSSGVMAADNAVKRSAIQLARLVSGQGINGKSYFVMSGDVASVEEAAEAAKEVLGKNLVEAVVIPRPHASVVRALIKGVR; encoded by the coding sequence ATGGATACGCTGGGCATTGTGGAGAGTAGAACTATCGCCGCTGGAGTCGAACTGGCGGATATAATGATGAAAGTTGCGGACGTTGAACTGGTTCGCGCCTCCACTATCTGTTCAGGTAGATACATGATCTATGTTTCCGGCGACCGTGAGGCTGTCGCAACCAGTGTACTGGCTGCTCAGGAATCGGGTCGTTCACTTTCAGGCAGTTTTGTTATTTCGCAGATTTCTCCTCAAGTGATGGAAGTGCTTCGAAAAGACGCTGTCATTGATGAAGTGAATGCGCTTGGTGTTATTGAATGCCGCAATGTTTCTTCTGGAGTAATGGCGGCTGACAATGCCGTTAAAAGATCAGCTATTCAGCTTGCGCGCCTTGTTTCCGGTCAGGGCATAAACGGTAAATCATATTTCGTAATGAGCGGAGATGTCGCTTCTGTTGAAGAAGCTGCAGAAGCTGCAAAGGAAGTTTTAGGTAAAAATCTTGTTGAGGCGGTTGTTATCCCCAGACCACACGCCTCGGTTGTAAGAGCTCTTATAAAAGGGGTGAGGTAA
- a CDS encoding BMC domain-containing protein has protein sequence MMNALGMVETKGLVGAVEAADAMVKAANVNLVGREQVGGGLVTVMVRGDVGAVKAATDAGAAAAEKVGELLSVHVIPRPHSEVELILPKCCNK, from the coding sequence ATGATGAATGCACTTGGAATGGTTGAAACAAAAGGTTTGGTTGGAGCTGTTGAAGCTGCTGATGCTATGGTTAAAGCTGCTAACGTTAATCTTGTTGGACGTGAGCAGGTCGGTGGTGGACTGGTAACTGTTATGGTTCGTGGTGATGTTGGAGCAGTAAAGGCTGCTACAGACGCTGGTGCTGCCGCTGCAGAGAAAGTTGGCGAATTGCTGAGTGTTCATGTAATCCCTCGCCCTCACAGCGAAGTAGAGCTGATTCTCCCTAAATGCTGCAACAAATAG